The Neovison vison isolate M4711 chromosome 5, ASM_NN_V1, whole genome shotgun sequence genome includes a region encoding these proteins:
- the ZNF830 gene encoding zinc finger protein 830, whose amino-acid sequence MASSASARTPAGKRVVNQDELRRLMKEKQRLSTNRKRIESPFAKYNRLGQLSCALCNTPVKSELLWQTHVLGKQHREKVAELKGAKEATQGPSTSAVPPSAKRKAPDADGQDAKRPKASPLPQVQPSTSALPTNSDRAGKDSARATLSKASGLGLLPDYEDEEEEEEEGGGEGKRGDTSKQPPDSQGKEPSLSSSREATSMLPSGFSDTNPPKAPLIPHSGSIEKAEIHEKVVERRENTAEALPEGFFDDPEIDARVRKVDAPKDQMDKEWDEFQKAMRQVNTISEAIVAEEDEEGRLDRQIGEIDEQIECYRRVEKLRNRQDEIKNKLKEVLTIKELQKKEEENVDSDDEGELQDLLSQDWRVKGALL is encoded by the coding sequence ATGGCGTCCTCCGCCTCCGCTCGCACTCCGGCGGGGAAGCGAGTGGTGAATCAGGACGAACTGCGGCGCTTGATGAAGGAAAAGCAGCGTCTGAGCACCAATCGGAAACGCATAGAATCTCCATTTGCGAAGTACAACCGTTTGGGGCAGCTGAGCTGTGCCCTGTGTAACACCCCGGTGAAGAGCGAGCTCCTGTGGCAGACCCACGTCCTGGGAAAGCAGCACCGTGAGAAAGTAGCCGAGCTCAAAGGCGCGAAGGAAGCCACCCAGGGTCCGTCCACCAGCGCCGTGCCCCCGTCAGCCAAGAGGAAGGCGCCGGATGCGGATGGCCAAGATGCCAAAAGACCCAAGGCCTCCCCGCTGCCTCAGGTACAGCCCTCCACATCCGCTTTGCCCACCAACTCTGACAGAGCAGGGAAGGACTCGGCCAGAGCGACCCTCAGTAAGGCCTCGGGACTCGGTTTACTCCCTGATTAtgaagatgaggaagaggaggaggaggaagggggaggagaagggaaaagaggggaCACCAGCAAGCAGCCGCCCGACTCCCAGGGCAAGGAACCCTCGCTTTCCTCCTCGAGAGAGGCAACAAGTATGCTGCCAAGCGGTTTCTCGGATACAAATCCTCCCAAGGCCCCTTTAATTCCTCATTCGGGGTCAATTGAGAAGgcagaaatacatgaaaaagtcGTGGAAAGGCGAGAAAACACAGCGGAAGCATTACCGGAAGGCTTTTTTGACGACCCTGAGATAGATGCTAGGGTACGAAAGGTTGATGCCCCAAAGGATCAGATGGACAAAGAGTGGGACGAATTTCAAAAGGCCATGAGACAGGTCAATACTATTTCCGAAGCTATAGTTGCTGAAGAGGATGAGGAGGGACGGTTGGACCGGCAAATTGGGGAAATCGATGAGCAGATAGAATGTTACCGTCGGGTGGAAAAGCTTCGGAATCGCcaggatgaaataaaaaataagcttaaaGAGGTTCTGACTATAAAAGAACtgcagaaaaaggaagaggagaatgtTGACAGCGATGATGAGGGAGAACTACAAGATTTGTTGTCTCAGGATTGGAGGGTAAAGGGGGCTTTGTTATAG